In the Cerasicoccus sp. TK19100 genome, TCGACAAGTGATTTCATTGAACGAGAGCTCAAAAGCCCGGGGGAATGCTTGGAAGCCATGTTTGGAAACATTGAAGGGCGACCTTTCACTGGCTGGGGAAAAAGCACCAATTCGTTTTTTGGCTTCGTTATGGCTCTCCTTGCTTCTGTTCATGGCATCGAAAACTGGAATGTGCTCAAATGGGGCGGTCATGAAGCTGTGCTGTCATCATTCGGATGGGCGAATGCAAATGCAGTCGAGCTATGGCCGTCGCTTAAAAAGCATGAAAGCCGGGTGCCAAAGGCTACTTTAGATGCAGCCCGGCATGCGGCGGCACATCTCAACCGCCTAAAGCACATGCTCGTGACTTTAAAACCCAGGGTTGTGCTCATTACCTTCATGGGCCTGAGCAAGTCGGAATTCTTCGAAGACCTAGATGTGCAGGAGCTCGATACGACAAATGAGAGGTTTCACCATTACAGAATCGATGATTACGATGTGGACATATTCCACACCTGCCATCCTGGTTACATGCGGAATTACGGAGGGCCATGGGGATTCCTTAATGAGCTGCGAGAGATTCTCAGAGCAAATGGCTTTGCCCCGGATTTCCCTGAGTTCGTCTCCACAGGTAGCGAGAGTGAGTCGGTGCTTGCACACCTCTTTAAATCTGCACCGACCCCGAATGGAGACAGTCAAAGAAAATATGAATTAGTTGCATGGGTTGCCAAGGAATTGAATAAGCATGGAGCTTTCATGTCCGTTCCGAGCTTCGTGCAAATGGCCAACGAGCTTGGGTATCGAACTGACTATGGGACGGAATACTCCGGCGGTCGGGGGTCCTACCGATTGATTCGCGGGGCCTACTGGCGCTATTTCGAGCGCGAACCGAATACCGCTCGTGCCATTGCAGAAGCCTTCCGCAAGCCAGATTTTACCTACGCATATTAGCCCGTTTTTTGTGGAAAATTGCATGCGACAATGCTCGCATGCGAACAATCCAGCTAACCCAATCTGAAACCAGGCGTTTGAATTATATCATTGAGTCGGTCGTGTCCGGCTCACGACATCCGGCGACCTTCAAGGGCAAGGCTCTCCAGCGGATGAAAAACACTGTTTCTGTGCCTCTCGGGCGCAACAAACGGATACTTTTTGAGCGGTCAGAAAATAAATACAGGTTTCTGCAAGTCGTTACACACGAACGATATAATCAGATAATTGCCCGGACCTGAAGCGCGTTCCGATTTTTTTGTGGAAAATTCCGTGGTCAAATGTGGGCACCGGAACGAACCGGAAAACGATAACAACCCAACAAAGGTAATAACATGTCCAAATCAGATAAAAGCAATCCTATGACCAGTAGCCGGGCCGCAGCAATTCAATCCGCATCGGCTAAAAGCGGGGGAGGCCAGGTGTCCAAGGGCTCCTTTGCAGCGCGTGCCCAAAGTGCTGTTTCCCGGAACGCCGGTGCGGGCGGACGCGGCGGTAAATCGAAGTAAGGCACAGTCACCAAACGGGGTTGCGGAGAAATATCCGCAACCCCTAAACTTTCAACAAATTTGAATACCATGAGCCGACCTAAAGAACTGGACAGTGCCTCCGCCATCGTCGAGGCCATTTTTGGAGAAACCATTACCGCTGAGGCGAAAGCACATTACGAGGAGCGGTTGCGATCCAATTATTTGCATAAAAAGAATGAGGACAAAATTCCCGGTCACTACCGTTGGCGATCCAACTATGGTGAGCGACGCCGCAGCCACCTTACCACAGAAGCCCGACATTACTTTGAGAACCTGCTATTGTTGGACAGCATTTTCCTGATGCCGAAGAAGGTGTTCGAAGTCTTGGGGGATGAAGATAAACGAACTGTTGAGGAGCGCGTTCGCTATGCGAAACATATGATACGGCAGCGTCGAGCGGAGCTGGCCCCAATTCAAGCCCAACGACAAGCTGTGCTCAACCAATCGGCATCTTGGGAAAATCTTCCGGATGACTTTGATCTATACCGGGATAGCTTGGGGAGTTTGCTGATTCAGGGCGGTCGAGTGAATTCACCGAAAGAAAACGGTGAGTCTTGGAAGTTCCCTCTGGCAGACAAAATCCGTCGGATCGAAGAGAGTCCAGAGTGGCAGGCCGGAGACCTTTCGAAGGCAGCAGAGCGAGCTATGTGCTTTCACGACCTAGGGAATACGGAATTGGCGCATGTGCAGATAGATGAACTGCTGGCTGAAAACCCCATGGAACCAGTGCTTTACTATGTCAAAGCGGTGCTTCTGATTGAAGGTGCCGCTTATCACTGGAAGCAATCGTTTTTACATCGCCAGTTCGGAGCAACGGGTATTCCACTGACTGCTGAGGAGCGTTGGCATGATGAGCAGGCTTCGGACCAAGCGATGGATGCGATGACTAAGGAGCAGCACGCGCTGGAGCAGTTGCTATGCTGTTATCAGCATTGGGATGAGAATAAGTTTCCAAATTGGGCACGTTTTGGCCGACGTCATGATGCCGAACTTCTCTTGATTCAGAAGATTATTGCCAAGGCATGTCTGCATCTAGATACGACCGTTTATATTGATTACAGCCGTGAGAATTCGGTTTTAACTAAGATCAGGGCATTTATTGAGCGTGTTCACTCAAGTTCACGTTTCGAGCATAATTTCTACAACCCTGCCCAGTTTGCTTCTTTGCTGGGTTTCTGGAAGCTCTGTCGCTTTTTAAACTCAGAGTTGCATGGGGCTTCAGTGAAGCAATGGCACGTAGCAGTAACGGATTGTTTCAATGAAACGCAGGAGGGTATCTGGCGCACAAGGGATTGGTTTGAACCGCCGCTCGATGGGCATATGAAGTTTGAGCATCCGTTTACCAACCGGTGGCCAGAGTTAATCGTTCGGGTCTGTGGCAATGCGGAGTTTATGCATGCATTGGATATAGCCAAGATCCCTCAGGATTTCTTGTCATTGATCGATAGGGCGCATGCATCTCAAACCGCAGATGGGCATTTGTGGAGCCGTATTCAGCTTGAATGGTCCCGGCTGGTTACAGAGTCCTGCGATACGCCGTTGAAACGGATTCAAGTATGTCGGTGCGCTCTTGAACATCTGCTTTGGACGGAGTCGGACTTTGGTAAACGCTGGCGGACGCACTGGGAGTATGCGGAAGTGCGCTGTCATTTTGATGCAGCGATGCTCCTGGCCGATCAGGATAAGCAGCTTGCACGTGACCACCTTGGCATTATGGAGGCACGGCTAGATCAGTGCCCGGACATCCAGAAAAAGGCGATGACGCTTTTTACCTTGGATCAATCCTACGACGATCTTGATGTCGAGAGAGATTCCGATCTCATCGGGAATGATATTAACATATTTATGCACGAAGTGGAGCCAGCAACGGAAGCCGCCGATGGATGGTCCAGGGCTCCTAAATCGGAAACCTTTGATAGGCTAATCTTAAATATTCCTGGAGCAGACTTCATGACACCCTCCGAAATGGTCGACCGCTTTGATTCAGTCCGCCAGAAGCTTCAGGATTTGAAAGGAAGTCCATTTGAACGGCTGAAAGCCTATTTGGAAGGCTGAAAAATCATGTCGGGCGGACCGTCGTCTGACGTCAGAAAAGCTGACTTCTCACATCAGGTGTTTACTTTATGGTGTATTCCTAATTTAAATTACGAGACTGATGCCAGAGAATGCTACAGATTCCGAACCACCTTTCGTAGCCGATGATTGGGTGATCGACACCGCCAATGGCCAGAAGGCGCAGTTCACAGGACGTTCCCGGAAAGTGGGATCGCATGTGATGGTCGAATTGCGTTACCCGGATGGTTCAGTTGCACGGAGGCCCCTGGGGGCGATCAGGACTATAAGCGCGGAGACCGGCACCACCGTCGTCGATCAGTTACGCAATGGTGCTTTTGGTAAATTGCGGGACATCCAGCGCCTCATTACCTTTCAGAAGCTCAAAGGGACGCTGCACGAGGTGGTTTACTCCATGGAGGCGGCGCAGATTGATTTCTACCCCTATCAGTTCAAACCGGTGCTGAAGTTCATTAACTCGCCCACCGAAAGATTGATTCTGGCCGATGAAGTGGGTCTGGGTAAGACGATTGAGTCCGCGCTCGTCTGGACGGAGTTGCAGGCCCGGAAACAGGCCAAGCGTTTGCTGGTGGTCTGTCCGAAGATTTTGACCGAGAAGTGGCGCGATGAGTTACGTTCTAAATTTCTCTTTGATGCCCGCATCGTGGACTTTCGCAATCTTCAGCAGGAAATAGCGGAACTGAAAAAAGCGGGACCGGTGCATCCCTTTGTTTTGATCGCTTCTTATTCCGGGTTGAGACCTCCCAAAGACGAAATTACGCTGCTGGACCAACCTGTGGATGCGGATCAGGCCGGGTCTGCAAAGACACGCTTTTTGCGTGATATCCGGCACTGGGACTATTCGTTCGCTCCTTTTGACTTGGTGATCTACGACGAAGCCCACTATATGCGTAACGCCGCGACCTCGACATTCAATCTTGGTGAGAGCCTGGCGGCACATGATGACACGGCGGTCTTATGCGTATCTGCGACTCCGATCAATAACAGCAACAATGATCTTCACAGTCTGTTGCGCCTGATTGACCGGGACTTCTTCGAGACTCAGGGCATGTTCGAAGAATTGCTTGATGCAAATCGCCCGACCGTGCGCGCCATCAATACGCTCTCAAGGCCAATACTCGATATGCAGGCCCTGGAACAGGAAGTCGACGGCATGTCGAGAAGTAGCTTCATTAACGATTCCCCCTTGTTCAAGCAGCTCTTGGAGCAACTGGATGCACTTGAGTCGAATCCATCAAATAAGGCCTTACTGGCGCGTGCGCAAGATACAGCGGAAAAGCTGAATCTGCTTGGTAATTACGTGAACCGGACGCGACGTGTGCAAGTCGAGGGCAAGCGTCCTGTGCGTGAAGTTAAAGTGCTCCCGGTAGAATATACGGATGAGGAAATGAAGCTTTACAGCACCATACTTGAATTGGTGCGCCGCCTCTGCGAGCGGGATATGAAACCTTTCCATGTGTTCCGGGTATTGGGCCTACAACTGAGGGCGGCGAGTTGCCTGCCAGTAATTGCCCAGGACATTCGGAATGGCCGTCTGGGCGGCTTGAGCGCCACAGTCGATGAAATGAACGAACTCTTAGCTGAGGGCGTTGGCGATGAAGTGTTCGAAGAATTCTTTGGTGGAGTGCAACCCGACGAAGAATATGAAGCTCCCGACTTAGCCGAATTGGTTGATTACGATTTTGAAAAACATGACACTAAATTCAAATCCCTGGCCGACCT is a window encoding:
- a CDS encoding SNF2-related protein; amino-acid sequence: MPENATDSEPPFVADDWVIDTANGQKAQFTGRSRKVGSHVMVELRYPDGSVARRPLGAIRTISAETGTTVVDQLRNGAFGKLRDIQRLITFQKLKGTLHEVVYSMEAAQIDFYPYQFKPVLKFINSPTERLILADEVGLGKTIESALVWTELQARKQAKRLLVVCPKILTEKWRDELRSKFLFDARIVDFRNLQQEIAELKKAGPVHPFVLIASYSGLRPPKDEITLLDQPVDADQAGSAKTRFLRDIRHWDYSFAPFDLVIYDEAHYMRNAATSTFNLGESLAAHDDTAVLCVSATPINNSNNDLHSLLRLIDRDFFETQGMFEELLDANRPTVRAINTLSRPILDMQALEQEVDGMSRSSFINDSPLFKQLLEQLDALESNPSNKALLARAQDTAEKLNLLGNYVNRTRRVQVEGKRPVREVKVLPVEYTDEEMKLYSTILELVRRLCERDMKPFHVFRVLGLQLRAASCLPVIAQDIRNGRLGGLSATVDEMNELLAEGVGDEVFEEFFGGVQPDEEYEAPDLAELVDYDFEKHDTKFKSLADLLSKTAAKGEKIVIFAYYRPTLAYLRRRLQDEDYEVAVIHGGVEHEQRWAELDRFKDPNGPRILLSSEVGSEGIDLQFCSRLVNYDLPWNPMKVEQRIGRIDRVGQKSEKLSIFNFKVKDTIEERLYDRLHAKLLRFSNSLGDLEKVIGEEVQKLTIKLLSQKLTPEQERDRMELAANVIENQLLAIQDLEDSGEALVALSDYVQKKIKEDHEKGRFLQAYELEDYLSDFFERNFPGTELNFNTPADGCMRLRLSYDAQSSLSEYIRNDHTLSARPLRQREFSISFQREAMARMSAAQRKGVTFINHLSPLIRWVTQLNEQSDHDFHKVSALKLESGQFPVGSYLYRVERWLFKGLATRDSLSYAVIDLDTGKVLSEDESELLVQEAMRSGIDWDYAKWNSEAIMEAYDRVTDVQGEWIGEAFTRYEAENDTNIQIRVRRASNHWDRLIRQSEQAISTMKALGRKESQIRGRETRLKNERENKAQRISELERGGETEPNQSEIAAGIIQITKS